From Desulfomonilia bacterium, the proteins below share one genomic window:
- a CDS encoding TraR/DksA family transcriptional regulator encodes MLKPKDLQEIKELLLTMKKELLEDLEERIKSSDVSEQRVIGDIFDDADLEQSREFNLLLNTREKQKIKQIEQALLKLENGEYGICENCEEDIPVGRLKAMPFASLCVKCKSLQETIEGHATVFPTEKG; translated from the coding sequence ATGCTAAAACCAAAAGATCTCCAGGAGATTAAGGAACTCCTCCTTACAATGAAAAAGGAACTCCTTGAAGACCTCGAAGAACGCATAAAATCAAGCGATGTCTCTGAACAGAGGGTAATCGGTGACATCTTTGACGATGCCGACCTTGAACAGTCAAGGGAATTCAACCTGCTTCTTAATACAAGGGAAAAACAGAAGATAAAGCAGATCGAGCAGGCACTTCTTAAACTGGAGAACGGGGAATACGGCATATGCGAAAATTGTGAGGAAGACATCCCGGTCGGCCGTTTGAAGGCCATGCCGTTTGCAAGCCTGTGCGTAAAATGCAAGTCATTGCAGGAAACCATTGAGGGTCACGCAACGGTATTCCCGACAGAGAAAGGCTAA
- a CDS encoding adenylate/guanylate cyclase domain-containing protein: protein MKQELENILSEKIVALEHAYEQKISELSLLKELGEILKITSISTWEDLFSKQLEIVKHYTGIYSISLMVMDENRDELYIIGASELSGAKKHNAIRLKRGEGVAGKVVESVRTIYLTDVSIDPIFADKGTGQAGSLACVPIISEGKCIGVINFRDSNTEAFTVNDIRFFELIADQMSITVSLVKSYKEVIALEKKRINLSRYFSRGLAEHLVANEGLNQLSGEIKHVTVLFADITEFTPMIEKYNVKDVVQILNRYFESVVPCIFEFGGMLDKFLGDGFMAVFGIPYSDQNDPIRAIECAMKIQLKVKGLNDALIKEGFRPIDVGVGIASGNALAGNIGTSEHMNYTVIGEPVNMAQRLESIAANGEIIVSESTYDLVSDFPDNSIVFETMPMVKIKGISKNVYPARVLYKKE from the coding sequence ATGAAGCAGGAACTGGAAAATATTCTCAGTGAAAAAATTGTGGCGCTTGAGCACGCCTATGAGCAGAAAATATCCGAACTTTCACTTCTGAAGGAACTCGGTGAAATACTTAAAATAACAAGCATATCCACGTGGGAAGACCTTTTTTCCAAACAGCTGGAAATTGTAAAGCATTATACCGGAATATACAGTATCTCGCTTATGGTCATGGATGAAAACAGGGACGAGCTTTACATAATAGGAGCATCCGAGCTGTCAGGAGCTAAAAAACACAATGCAATAAGGCTGAAAAGGGGGGAAGGGGTCGCAGGCAAAGTTGTCGAAAGCGTTCGCACGATATACCTGACTGATGTCAGCATCGACCCCATCTTTGCAGACAAAGGTACTGGTCAGGCAGGCTCGCTTGCCTGTGTTCCCATAATATCAGAAGGCAAATGCATAGGGGTCATCAATTTCCGGGACAGCAATACGGAGGCTTTCACTGTCAATGATATCCGGTTCTTCGAACTCATAGCAGACCAGATGTCCATTACGGTATCACTTGTAAAATCCTACAAGGAGGTCATAGCCCTTGAGAAAAAGCGAATAAATCTGAGCCGTTATTTCTCCAGGGGGCTTGCCGAACATCTGGTTGCCAATGAAGGACTCAACCAGCTTTCAGGCGAAATCAAGCACGTTACTGTATTGTTTGCTGATATTACCGAATTCACCCCCATGATTGAAAAGTATAATGTCAAGGATGTCGTGCAGATACTCAACAGGTATTTTGAAAGCGTCGTTCCGTGCATATTCGAATTCGGAGGCATGCTCGACAAATTTCTGGGTGACGGATTCATGGCCGTATTCGGTATTCCGTATTCTGACCAGAATGATCCGATAAGGGCCATAGAATGCGCTATGAAGATTCAACTGAAAGTCAAGGGGCTCAATGATGCATTGATAAAAGAGGGTTTTCGCCCCATAGATGTAGGTGTCGGCATCGCCTCCGGCAATGCGCTTGCGGGGAATATAGGAACGAGTGAACATATGAACTATACCGTGATAGGGGAACCCGTTAACATGGCTCAGAGGCTCGAATCGATAGCAGCCAATGGAGAAATTATTGTATCGGAATCCACGTATGATCTTGTCAGTGATTTTCCCGACAACAGCATTGTTTTTGAGACTATGCCGATGGTAAAGATAAAGGGGATTAGCAAAAATGTGTATCCTGCAAGGGTTCTGTATAAGAAAGAATAG
- a CDS encoding HDOD domain-containing protein translates to MNGTEKIHPLEIEIKKVAVLGGSMAIVAIPDMYRDKVISCCRDMDTHVSYLDYELVAMIGASANDASAAFMSVPKGIAIYPLDGKDLYNLVFLAIERLNQIGNSKWAKSMWESIKETSIAEHKDDPEIRFVCSTFYQFYSFIAKEAGISGNIIDEMPPFSGECIKELLPAGIVGRISRQDIPDGNGLDSVLERWSYREKFETKKKAGAKTLKRFRNFEQLNTLPAISHKIIGIARDPDASASKMASIIESDPAITSKVLKVVNSAFYGFHRKIESVEHAIVILGNNEVINLSISLALNKFIMNISSAKVKKLWIHCLLTGHISHWLGGFLGCKVADLTYTIGLLHDIGKIALIQQEGYSGDFERYSDIDALAEEESRYGLSHAELGAYIADRWQLPEDIVDGLRAHHLPAFAVNRPLAVTIHVADYIAHTGRLDTDMINHYASEFLGHPNIPLGLDIISRTYEDMKKKAGMILSS, encoded by the coding sequence ATGAATGGAACAGAAAAAATTCACCCGTTGGAGATAGAGATAAAAAAGGTCGCTGTTCTGGGGGGAAGCATGGCTATCGTAGCCATTCCCGACATGTACAGGGATAAGGTTATTTCTTGCTGCCGGGATATGGACACGCATGTCTCTTACCTGGATTATGAGCTTGTTGCCATGATAGGCGCATCTGCAAATGACGCATCCGCCGCATTCATGTCGGTTCCCAAAGGGATCGCCATATATCCTCTTGATGGAAAAGACCTCTACAACCTTGTTTTTCTTGCAATAGAACGTCTCAATCAGATCGGAAATTCAAAGTGGGCGAAAAGCATGTGGGAAAGCATCAAGGAGACATCAATAGCCGAACATAAGGATGACCCGGAGATCAGGTTTGTATGCTCGACCTTTTACCAGTTCTATTCTTTCATTGCAAAAGAGGCTGGCATATCCGGTAATATAATCGATGAGATGCCTCCATTCAGCGGCGAATGCATAAAAGAGCTTCTGCCTGCCGGAATAGTAGGCAGAATTTCCAGACAGGATATCCCGGATGGCAATGGTCTGGATTCAGTGCTTGAAAGGTGGTCTTATCGTGAGAAATTCGAAACAAAAAAGAAAGCGGGCGCAAAAACCCTGAAAAGATTCAGGAATTTTGAGCAGCTCAATACACTGCCTGCAATCTCACACAAGATAATAGGCATTGCCCGTGATCCCGATGCAAGTGCATCTAAAATGGCATCGATAATAGAGAGCGATCCGGCAATAACTTCAAAGGTTCTGAAAGTTGTCAACTCTGCCTTTTACGGCTTTCACAGAAAGATTGAAAGCGTTGAGCATGCAATCGTGATACTGGGAAACAATGAGGTAATAAACCTATCTATTTCCCTGGCACTGAACAAATTTATTATGAACATTTCATCTGCAAAAGTAAAAAAACTCTGGATACACTGTCTGCTTACAGGGCATATATCCCACTGGCTGGGCGGCTTTTTAGGCTGCAAAGTGGCTGATCTTACATACACTATAGGACTGCTGCACGATATCGGCAAGATTGCCCTCATACAGCAGGAAGGATATTCAGGGGACTTTGAAAGATATTCAGATATCGACGCACTTGCCGAGGAAGAAAGCAGGTACGGCCTCAGCCATGCGGAACTTGGTGCATATATTGCCGACAGGTGGCAGCTTCCCGAGGATATAGTTGACGGCCTGAGGGCTCATCATCTGCCGGCATTTGCAGTAAACAGACCGCTCGCGGTGACCATCCATGTAGCTGATTACATAGCTCACACCGGCCGGCTAGACACTGACATGATCAATCATTACGCATCCGAATTCCTTGGACATCCGAATATACCATTAGGTCTGGACATTATTTCAAGGACGTATGAAGATATGAAGAAAAAAGCAGGAATGATACTTTCATCATAA